The genomic window AGGTCTTCGCCCTCGCCGGCAAGGTCCGCCACACCGGCATCGTGGAGGTCCCCATGGGGACGACGTTGAGGACGATCGTCGAGACGATGGGCGGGGGCGCGCCGGACGGAGGCACGATCAAGGCCGTCCAGACCGGCGGCCCGTCCGGCGGCTGCATCCCCGAGGACAGGCTCGACACGCCCGTGGACTACGAATCCCTCGCCCAGCTCGGCTCGATCATGGGGTCCGGCGGGATGATCGTCATGGACCAGGGCACGAACATGGTGGAGATCGCACGCTTCTTCATCGGATTCTGCATGGACGAGTCGTGCGGCAAGTGCATCCCCTGCCGCGCGGGGACCGTCCAGCTCCACCGCATGCTCAGCCGGATCATCGACGGCGAGGCGGCGGAGGAGGACCTGGAGCCGCTCCGGGCCCTCTGCGAGATGGTCAAGGCCGCGAGCCTCTGCGGCCTCGGCCAGTCCGCCCCCAACCCCGTGCTGAGCACGCTCCGCTACTTCGAGGACGAATACCGCCAGCTCCTCCGACCCGGGGCTGGGGCGGCCGCCGCGTCGGCGGGCCGCTGAGGGACGCGGGGCCGCGGGGCCCGGCACCGGGGAGGCCGCTCGCCATGGCCACGGTCAAGACCCTCTCGATCGACGGCAGGATGATCAACGCCGGCGGGGACCAGACGGTCCTCGAGGCCGCGGCGGAGGTCGGGATCGCGATCCCGACGCTCTGTCACCTGGACGGGGTCGCCGACGTCGGGGCCTGCCGCCTCTGCCTCGTGGAGGTGGGCGACCCGCCCCGCCTCCTGCCCGCCTGCTCCACCGAGGTCTTCGAGGCGATGGTCGTGCGGACCGACACCGAGCGCCTCCGGGGCCTCCGCCGGATGATCGTCGAGCTGCTCTTCGCGGAGCGCAACCACGTGTGCGCCGTGTGCGTCGCCAACGGCCACTGCGAGCTTCAGGACCTCGCCGTCCGCGTCGGCATGGACCACGTCCGCTTCGAGTACGTCCACCCCGGCCTCCCGGTGGACATCAGCCACGAGCGATTCGGCGTGGACCACAACCGCTGCGTGCTCTGCACCCGCTGCGTCCGGGTCTGCGACCAGATCGAAGGGGCCCACACCTGGGACGTCGCCTTCCGCGGCGCCGGGGCCAGGGTCGTCACCGACATGCATCAGCCGTGGGGGACCTCGCAGACCTGTACGTCGTGCGGCAAGTGCATGCAGGCCTGCCCGACGGGTGCGATCTTCCGCAAGGGCGCGACCGTCGCCGAGATGGAACGGGACCGCTCGATCCTCTCGTTCCTGGTCACCGCCAGGGAGAAGAAGCAATGGAACGTCTGAAGCTGGCGACCATGTGGCTGGGCGGGTGCTCCGGCTGCCACATGTCGTTCCTCGACCTCGACGAGTTCCTCATCGAGCTGGCCGGGATGGCGGAGATTGTCTACTCGCCGATCGTGGACGCGAAGGTCTTCCCCGAGCACGTCGACGCGACCCTCGTGGAGGGGGCCGTGGCGAACGAGGACCATCTCGGGCTGGTCCGGAACGCCAGGGCGCGGTCCGACTTCCTCGTCGCCTTCGGCGACTGTGCGATCACCGGCAACGTCACGGCGATCAGGAATCCGCTGGGGGGGGCCCGGGTGGTCCTGGACCGCTCGTACCTCTGCCGAGCCGACCTGCGGCCGGCCGTCCCGGAATCTCCCGGCGTGCTGCCGCGGCTGCTGGATCGCGTCGTCCCGGTCCATGCGGTCGTGCCCGTCGACGCGTTCCTGCCCGGCTGCCCGCCCCCCGCGGGGCGGATCCGCGAG from Aquisphaera giovannonii includes these protein-coding regions:
- the hoxU gene encoding bidirectional hydrogenase complex protein HoxU — encoded protein: MATVKTLSIDGRMINAGGDQTVLEAAAEVGIAIPTLCHLDGVADVGACRLCLVEVGDPPRLLPACSTEVFEAMVVRTDTERLRGLRRMIVELLFAERNHVCAVCVANGHCELQDLAVRVGMDHVRFEYVHPGLPVDISHERFGVDHNRCVLCTRCVRVCDQIEGAHTWDVAFRGAGARVVTDMHQPWGTSQTCTSCGKCMQACPTGAIFRKGATVAEMERDRSILSFLVTAREKKQWNV
- a CDS encoding NADH-quinone oxidoreductase subunit B family protein, whose amino-acid sequence is MERLKLATMWLGGCSGCHMSFLDLDEFLIELAGMAEIVYSPIVDAKVFPEHVDATLVEGAVANEDHLGLVRNARARSDFLVAFGDCAITGNVTAIRNPLGGARVVLDRSYLCRADLRPAVPESPGVLPRLLDRVVPVHAVVPVDAFLPGCPPPAGRIRETLSQLATRHAARLAGADLKFG